The following proteins are encoded in a genomic region of Oncorhynchus keta strain PuntledgeMale-10-30-2019 chromosome 6, Oket_V2, whole genome shotgun sequence:
- the LOC118384939 gene encoding SLC35A4 upstream open reading frame protein-like produces MADDKDPLRPLKDLAELKDQLEDIQRRVEKEVQAGIPQGGSVLASPFLKGFMAGYIVSRLRSSAVLGVILGTCTGIFAAQNFGVPNIEQTLKDFFNTLKGPGK; encoded by the exons ATGGCGGACGACAAG GACCCCTTGAGACCACTGAAGGACCTGGCAGAGCTCAAGGACCAGCTAGAGGACATTCAGCGGCGTGTGGAGAAGGAAGTACAGGCTGGGATCCCACAG GGTGGCAGTGTGCTGGCCTCTCCTTTCCTTAAGGGCTTCATGGCAGGATATATTGTGTCTAGGCTGCGATCCTCTGCGGTTTTGGGTGTGATCCTTGGGACTTGCACAGGCATCTTTGCAGCTCAAAATTTTGGTGTGCCCAACATCGAGCAAACCCTGAAAGACTTTTTCAACACTCTAAAAGGACCCGGCAAATAG
- the cd74b gene encoding CD74 molecule, major histocompatibility complex, class II invariant chain b produces MSDPQRQPLIGASSEQTAINVGTTAEGSNKRAFKIAGFTLLACLLIAGQALTAYFVLGQKNDIKDLQEESKFLKNELSQGRAAAVPMKLHVPMNTKPLLIDESADEGTFTQGPKEGSVSPTQCQLESTGLKPVSIESFRPQCDEQGNYLLQQCLNDKPLCWCVDASGKQLSGTVTSGPASCGATSALNHVMAIPDVMLSNE; encoded by the exons ATGTCGGACCCACAGAGACAGCCCCTCATCGGAGCTTCCAGCGAGCAGACAGCAATTAATGTAGGAACTACGGCAGA AGGATCCAACAAGAGGGCCTTCAAGATAGCCGGTTTCACCCTCTTGGCCTGCCTGCTCATTGCTGGTCAGGCTCTGACGGCCTACTTTGTCCTGGGCCAGAAGAACGACATTAAAGACCTGCAGGAAGAGAGCAAATTCCTGAAGAATGAGCTGAGTCAAGGGCGCGCTG CTGCTGTCCCCATGAAGCTGCATGTGCCCATGAACACCAAGCCATTGCTGATCGATGAGTCTGCTGATGAG GGGACATTTACCCAAGGGCCAAAGGAAG GATCAGTTTCTCCCACGCAGTGTCAGCTGGAGTCAACAGGGTTGAAGCCAGTGAGTATTGAATCCTTCCGACCCCAGTGTGATGAGCAGGGCAACTACCTGCTCCAGCAGTGCTTGAACGACAAACCCCTTTGCTGGTGTGTGGATGCCAGTGGGAAGCAGCTCTCTGGCACCGTAACCAGTGGGCCTGCTAGTTGCGGCGCCACATCCG CACTCAATCATGTGATGGCCATACCTGATGTGATGCTGAGTA ATGAGTAA
- the LOC118384937 gene encoding 40S ribosomal protein S14, with the protein MAPRKGKEKKEEQVIALGPQVAEGENVFGVCHIFASFNDTFVHVTDLSGKETICRVTGGMKVKADRDESSPYAAMLAAQDVAQRCKELGITALHIKLRATGGNRTKTPGPGAQSALRALARSGMKIGRIEDVTPIPSDSTRRKGGRRGRRL; encoded by the exons ATGGCACCTCGCAAGGGTAAGGAAAAGAAGGAAGAACAGGTCATCGCCCTGGGACCTCAGGTTGCCGAAGGCGAGAATGTCTTTGGAGTCTGCCACATCTTTGCATCCTTCAATGACACCTTCGTTCATGTCACTGACCTCTCCGGCAA GGAAACTATCTGCCGTGTGACCGGTGGTATGAAGGTAAAGGCCGACAGAGACGAATCCTCCCCCTACGCTGCCATGTTGGCCGCCCAGGATGTGGCACAGAGGTGCAAGGAGCTGGGAATCACTGCCCTGCATATTAAGCTGAGGGCCACTGGCGGTAACAG AACCAAGACCCCTGGACCAGGAGCACAGTCTGCTCTCCGTGCCCTGGCTCGTTCAGGCATGAAAATCGGACGCATTG AGGATGTCACCCCTATTCCATCAGACAGCACCCGAAGAAAGGGAGGTCGTCGTGGGCGTCGTCTGTAA